The Phoenix dactylifera cultivar Barhee BC4 chromosome 15, palm_55x_up_171113_PBpolish2nd_filt_p, whole genome shotgun sequence genome contains a region encoding:
- the LOC103704285 gene encoding thioredoxin-like protein AAED1, chloroplastic isoform X2 has translation MATLSLSSSLSPSPRSFLPFSSPPQPSTLPISHLRRRLLPPVIRRTDSMGSAPSAVRASPTSGFDSTAVDALGDVSILVASTGESVLFRDLWDQNEGMAVVALLRHFGCFCCWELASVLKDAKPRFDSAGVKLIAVGVGTPDKARILADRLPFPLDCLYADPDRKAYDVLGLYYGLRRTFFNPASAKVFSRFDSLKKAVRNYTITATPDDKASVLQQGGMFVFKGKQLLYARKDEGTGDHAPLDEIFDVCCKVPVA, from the exons atggcgaccctctccctctcttcctccttatcCCCTTCGCCTCGTTCCTTCctgcccttctcttctcctccacaACCCTCTACCCTCCCCATCTCCCACCTTCGCCGCCGTCTCCTCCCGCCGGTGATCCGGCGAACGGACTCGATGGGCTCCGCTCCCTCCGCTGTCAGGGCTTCTCCCACGTCCGGCTTCGACTCGACCGCCGTCGACGCTCTCGGCGATGTCAGCATCCTCGTCGCGTCCACCGGGGAGTCCGTCTTATTTAGGGATCTGTGGGATCAGAACGAG GGAATGGCTGTGGTTGCACTTCTGAGGCATTTTGGGTGTTTTTGCTG CTGGGAACTTGCTTCTGTTCTGAAAGATGCAAAACCAAGATTTGACTCAGCTGGTGTTAAACTAATTGCAGTCGGTGTTGGCACTCCTGACAAAGCTCGTATTCTTGCTGACCGG CTACCATTTCCACTGGATTGCCTCTATGCAGACCCAGACCGCAAG GCATATGATGTTTTGGGCCTATATTATGGTTTGAGACGTACCTTTTTCAATCCAGCCAGT GCCAAAGTGTTTTCAAGATTTGATTCTCTCAAGAAAGCAGTAAGGAACTATACAATTACAGCCACTCCAGATGATAAGGCCAGTGTCTTACAACAG GGTGGTATGTTTGTATTCAAAGGGAAGCAGTTGTTAtatgcaagaaaagatgaaGGGACAGGTGATCATGCACCTTTAGATGAAATCTTTGATGTCTGCTGCAAGGTTCCAGTTGCATGA
- the LOC103704285 gene encoding thioredoxin-like protein AAED1, chloroplastic isoform X1 yields the protein MATLSLSSSLSPSPRSFLPFSSPPQPSTLPISHLRRRLLPPVIRRTDSMGSAPSAVRASPTSGFDSTAVDALGDVSILVASTGESVLFRDLWDQNEGMAVVALLRHFGCFCCWELASVLKDAKPRFDSAGVKLIAVGVGTPDKARILADRLPFPLDCLYADPDRKAYDVLGLYHGIFQAYDVLGLYYGLRRTFFNPASAKVFSRFDSLKKAVRNYTITATPDDKASVLQQGGMFVFKGKQLLYARKDEGTGDHAPLDEIFDVCCKVPVA from the exons atggcgaccctctccctctcttcctccttatcCCCTTCGCCTCGTTCCTTCctgcccttctcttctcctccacaACCCTCTACCCTCCCCATCTCCCACCTTCGCCGCCGTCTCCTCCCGCCGGTGATCCGGCGAACGGACTCGATGGGCTCCGCTCCCTCCGCTGTCAGGGCTTCTCCCACGTCCGGCTTCGACTCGACCGCCGTCGACGCTCTCGGCGATGTCAGCATCCTCGTCGCGTCCACCGGGGAGTCCGTCTTATTTAGGGATCTGTGGGATCAGAACGAG GGAATGGCTGTGGTTGCACTTCTGAGGCATTTTGGGTGTTTTTGCTG CTGGGAACTTGCTTCTGTTCTGAAAGATGCAAAACCAAGATTTGACTCAGCTGGTGTTAAACTAATTGCAGTCGGTGTTGGCACTCCTGACAAAGCTCGTATTCTTGCTGACCGG CTACCATTTCCACTGGATTGCCTCTATGCAGACCCAGACCGCAAG GCATATGATGTTTTGGGCCTATATCATGGTATTTTTCAGGCATATGATGTTTTGGGCCTATATTATGGTTTGAGACGTACCTTTTTCAATCCAGCCAGT GCCAAAGTGTTTTCAAGATTTGATTCTCTCAAGAAAGCAGTAAGGAACTATACAATTACAGCCACTCCAGATGATAAGGCCAGTGTCTTACAACAG GGTGGTATGTTTGTATTCAAAGGGAAGCAGTTGTTAtatgcaagaaaagatgaaGGGACAGGTGATCATGCACCTTTAGATGAAATCTTTGATGTCTGCTGCAAGGTTCCAGTTGCATGA